The Nitrospira sp. genome window below encodes:
- a CDS encoding sigma 54-interacting transcriptional regulator, whose product MVVSSVLELTFAELESLDQIERNYRALLSVALVLNSQRDMRSLWEAITVEITKAIPWARASITLYDPQTDAFRFYVLATTVPQVALNRDAVVPRHGSGMGWVYEHKTLHIRPDLKKEQVFPEDKFYAQEGLGRMINLPLLVKDQCLGILNIGTRESGDPDSGDIEFLTQVAMQIAYAIDHVQAYEQIDQLRNQLAKENVYLNEELRLTKNIDRLVGDSTVFQHVLTLARQVASTSTTVLLTGETGTGKELIAQTIHDLSQRHRKPMVRVNCAAFPAGLVESELFGHERGAFTGADRAREGRFELAHEGTLFLDEVGEMPLETQAKLLRVLQDGMVDRLGGKQPIRVDVRLIAATNRDLSAAVKLGTFRADLLYRLNVFPIRLPTLSERPEDIPLLARHFLDLYAAKLRHSCTDIDPDSLERLVRYSWPGNVRELANVIERALILSRESILRIDDHLLGLQDRSFTSLPSSDLKDVERRHILQTLALTDWRIEGPDGAATRLGIPPSTLRSRMKQLVIKRPTAH is encoded by the coding sequence ATGGTAGTTTCTTCTGTGCTTGAATTGACGTTTGCGGAGCTGGAATCATTGGATCAGATCGAACGCAACTATCGCGCACTCTTGTCCGTCGCCCTCGTGCTGAACTCCCAGCGCGACATGCGCAGCTTGTGGGAAGCGATTACAGTAGAGATTACCAAAGCCATCCCATGGGCCCGTGCATCGATCACCCTGTACGATCCTCAGACCGATGCATTCCGGTTTTATGTCCTCGCGACCACCGTCCCGCAGGTCGCGCTTAACCGCGATGCCGTCGTCCCGCGCCACGGAAGCGGGATGGGATGGGTCTACGAACACAAGACCCTGCACATTCGCCCCGATCTCAAGAAAGAGCAAGTCTTTCCTGAAGACAAGTTTTACGCTCAAGAAGGACTCGGCCGAATGATTAACCTTCCACTGCTCGTGAAAGATCAATGCCTCGGTATTCTCAATATCGGCACTCGGGAATCTGGTGATCCCGATTCCGGAGATATCGAATTCCTCACACAAGTGGCGATGCAAATCGCCTATGCGATCGATCACGTCCAAGCCTACGAACAAATCGACCAGTTACGGAACCAACTGGCTAAAGAAAACGTGTACTTGAACGAGGAACTGCGGCTCACAAAGAATATCGACAGATTGGTCGGGGACAGTACCGTCTTTCAGCATGTCTTAACCCTCGCGCGACAAGTTGCCTCGACCTCGACGACCGTTCTCCTGACGGGTGAGACGGGAACCGGCAAGGAATTGATCGCTCAAACCATTCATGATTTGAGTCAGCGCCATCGGAAACCCATGGTTCGCGTGAATTGCGCTGCCTTTCCGGCCGGACTGGTTGAAAGTGAATTATTCGGCCACGAACGCGGTGCATTTACCGGAGCGGATCGCGCCCGCGAAGGACGATTCGAACTGGCCCATGAAGGAACATTGTTCTTGGATGAAGTCGGTGAAATGCCACTGGAGACACAGGCGAAATTGCTGCGAGTCCTACAGGATGGGATGGTCGATCGTTTGGGTGGGAAACAGCCGATTCGAGTGGATGTTCGTCTTATCGCCGCGACAAACCGCGATCTTTCTGCCGCGGTCAAGCTCGGTACGTTTCGAGCGGATCTTTTGTATCGTCTGAATGTGTTTCCGATCCGACTGCCCACATTGAGCGAGCGTCCGGAAGATATTCCCTTGTTAGCCCGACATTTCCTTGACCTATACGCGGCAAAACTCCGCCATTCATGCACAGATATCGATCCTGATTCTTTAGAACGATTGGTTCGCTACTCGTGGCCGGGCAATGTCCGTGAATTGGCCAATGTGATCGAACGAGCCTTGATCCTCTCACGCGAGTCGATCTTGCGGATCGATGACCATCTCCTGGGATTGCAGGATCGCTCGTTCACCAGCTTGCCGTCGTCCGACCTCAAAGATGTGGAACGTCGACACATTCTCCAAACTCTGGCTTTGACCGATTGGCGCATCGAAGGTCCTGACGGAGCAGCAACACGTCTCGGCATCCCGCCCAGTACCTTGCGCAGCAGGATGAAGCAACTTGTGATAAAGCGACCGACCGCTCACTGA
- a CDS encoding cytochrome c peroxidase has protein sequence MKFLLWLSGALLLGLTSVAAAEFEAPTALPNLFPFPNPTGILKTFNSTGKLDLTGPFFQSLGTNGRSCASCHQPGDGWSVSAAHVEDRFERSHGLDPIFRTNDGSNCDHNIDTATMEGRRQAYSLLRTRGLIRIALAVPSGAEFDVVSVRNPYGCSETSTLSMYRRPLPATNLRFLSTVMWDGRESSPQTGTKPITFATNPADLLSDLAHQAVGAALGHAQAATAPTQEEQKKIVDFEMALSTAQAVDFSAGPLDGQGANGGPVILLEQPFFIGINDPLGLNPFKTPFTPVVFTLFTNHWAHASSHEQHGHHQDRRASILRGQTLFNSRIINISGVGGLNDATGLPLIQGTCGTCHDSFNVGDHSIGAPLNIGIADVMNPLGVDYLPVITLRNKTDGTEVFTTDPGRALVSGKWADIGKFKGPILRGLAARAPYFHNGSAATLKEAVEFYNIRFGMGLTHQEIADLTAFLTVL, from the coding sequence GTGAAATTCCTACTCTGGTTGTCGGGCGCACTTCTGCTGGGTCTTACCTCAGTTGCGGCTGCGGAATTCGAGGCGCCGACTGCTCTTCCGAACCTCTTCCCCTTTCCCAATCCCACCGGCATTTTGAAAACCTTCAACTCGACCGGAAAACTCGATCTGACCGGTCCTTTCTTTCAGAGTCTGGGGACCAACGGCCGCAGCTGCGCCAGTTGTCATCAGCCCGGCGATGGATGGTCCGTCTCGGCGGCGCACGTCGAGGATCGGTTTGAGCGGTCCCACGGTCTCGATCCGATCTTTCGGACCAATGATGGCTCCAATTGCGATCACAACATTGATACCGCCACAATGGAAGGCCGTCGCCAAGCCTACAGCCTCCTGCGCACCCGCGGATTGATCCGTATTGCGCTTGCCGTCCCGTCAGGAGCCGAGTTTGACGTGGTAAGCGTCAGAAACCCCTACGGCTGCAGCGAGACGAGCACGCTCTCGATGTACCGACGCCCTCTGCCGGCCACCAACCTCAGGTTTCTCAGCACCGTGATGTGGGACGGGCGAGAATCTTCACCACAGACCGGCACGAAACCGATCACATTCGCCACGAATCCCGCCGATCTGCTGTCCGACCTGGCTCATCAGGCGGTGGGTGCTGCGCTTGGCCATGCACAAGCCGCAACGGCGCCCACCCAGGAAGAGCAAAAAAAGATCGTCGACTTTGAAATGGCGCTTTCCACAGCCCAGGCTGTCGATTTCAGCGCGGGGCCTCTCGATGGTCAGGGCGCGAACGGTGGTCCCGTCATCCTCTTGGAGCAACCGTTTTTTATCGGTATCAATGATCCACTCGGGCTCAATCCCTTCAAGACGCCTTTCACGCCGGTGGTCTTCACTCTCTTCACCAATCACTGGGCCCATGCTTCCAGTCATGAGCAGCACGGGCATCACCAGGATCGTCGAGCGAGCATCCTCCGAGGACAAACCCTCTTCAACTCCCGCATCATCAACATCTCGGGGGTGGGCGGTCTCAACGATGCCACCGGGTTGCCGCTGATTCAAGGCACCTGCGGCACCTGTCACGATTCGTTCAATGTGGGCGACCATTCCATAGGTGCTCCGCTGAATATCGGGATTGCCGATGTGATGAACCCCTTGGGTGTCGATTACCTCCCTGTCATCACTCTGCGTAACAAGACAGATGGAACTGAAGTGTTTACAACAGATCCAGGCCGAGCGTTAGTTTCAGGAAAATGGGCCGACATTGGGAAGTTCAAAGGCCCGATTCTCAGAGGCCTCGCCGCCCGGGCACCCTATTTTCACAATGGCTCGGCCGCGACCCTGAAAGAGGCAGTGGAGTTCTACAACATTCGCTTTGGCATGGGTTTGACCCATCAAGAAATAGCCGACCTCACCGCGTTTTTGACGGTGCTGTAA
- a CDS encoding NAD(P)/FAD-dependent oxidoreductase, with the protein MVNGKPRVVILGGGFGGMYAALEFERALARGADLDVTLVNQDNFFLFTPMLHEVAASDLDITNIVSPIRRLLRRVTFFHGEIEAIDLAHKRVGLSHGHEVHCHSLPYDHLVLALGSTTNFFNIPGLADRALTMKSLDDAIVLRNHLIANLEEADYECGASLRAPLLNYVVAGGGFAGVETIAAMNDFLREAVQFFPHLRADMLRIILVSAGKVILPELGEELGAYAQRKLAEQQVEIHAHCKVTAVTDHDVTLSDGTTVPTNTLVWTAGTSPHALLDTLPCPKTKGRVLVNEYLEVPGWSGLWAFGDCALVPDLKTGGSHPPTAQHALREGRVAARNILATLRGERMKPFVYSTLGLLAPIGKRTGVANILGVNFSGFIAWWLWRTIYLLKLPRFEKKVLVALDWTLDVLFSKDLVHFRTKRSRIPHAAANRQNPV; encoded by the coding sequence ATGGTGAACGGCAAGCCACGCGTGGTGATTCTGGGTGGGGGCTTCGGCGGGATGTATGCCGCGTTGGAATTCGAACGCGCCCTGGCGCGCGGCGCCGACTTGGACGTCACCCTCGTCAACCAGGACAACTTTTTCCTCTTCACCCCGATGCTGCATGAAGTCGCGGCGAGCGACCTGGATATCACCAATATCGTCAGCCCAATCCGCCGGCTGTTGCGTCGCGTGACCTTTTTTCATGGCGAGATCGAAGCCATCGATCTCGCGCACAAGCGCGTCGGTCTGTCGCATGGGCACGAGGTCCATTGCCACTCGCTGCCCTACGACCACCTGGTGCTGGCCCTCGGGTCCACCACGAACTTCTTCAACATCCCCGGCTTGGCAGACCGGGCGCTCACCATGAAATCGTTGGATGATGCGATTGTGCTGCGCAACCACCTCATCGCAAACCTGGAAGAGGCGGACTATGAGTGCGGGGCGTCACTCCGGGCGCCCCTCCTGAATTACGTTGTGGCCGGCGGCGGGTTTGCCGGGGTCGAGACCATCGCGGCCATGAATGACTTTCTGCGGGAGGCGGTGCAGTTCTTTCCGCATCTGCGGGCGGACATGCTGCGGATCATTCTGGTCAGTGCGGGCAAGGTCATCTTGCCGGAACTGGGAGAGGAACTCGGCGCCTATGCGCAGCGCAAACTCGCGGAGCAGCAGGTGGAAATCCATGCGCACTGTAAAGTCACCGCCGTGACGGACCACGACGTCACCCTCAGCGATGGGACGACGGTGCCGACCAATACGCTGGTCTGGACCGCCGGCACCAGCCCGCATGCCCTCTTGGACACCCTGCCCTGTCCGAAAACGAAAGGCCGGGTCCTCGTCAACGAGTACCTGGAAGTGCCCGGCTGGTCGGGCCTCTGGGCCTTCGGCGACTGTGCGCTCGTGCCGGATCTCAAGACCGGTGGCTCCCACCCCCCGACCGCGCAACATGCGCTGCGTGAAGGGCGAGTGGCGGCGCGGAATATCCTGGCCACCCTGCGAGGGGAGCGCATGAAGCCCTTCGTCTACTCGACGCTCGGGCTCCTGGCGCCCATCGGGAAGCGGACCGGGGTCGCGAACATTCTCGGCGTGAACTTCTCTGGCTTCATCGCCTGGTGGCTGTGGCGGACGATCTACTTGCTGAAGCTGCCTCGCTTTGAGAAGAAAGTGCTTGTGGCCTTGGACTGGACACTGGATGTGCTCTTCTCGAAGGATCTGGTCCACTTTCGAACGAAGCGTTCCCGTATCCCGCATGCGGCAGCCAACCGGCAGAACCCTGTCTGA
- a CDS encoding phosphotransferase, translated as MPKLSKQALQLYLRTRFGPRVELRSYGVIGKESSKGEQKRYGYGTPVKLSFQIGRRVQSAVLSTMRPGPFGHEHMADRAQAMLWDYDSYGRLPRHVKALDVGAFDGRQALFSLAESREFFVLNEWTEGTSYHVDLERLMKGGTLQKLDRQRTVALARYLAQIHAKKRRDPDLYKRRLRELIGHGECIMGLTDSYPKRCGFITGDLLRMVEEACNRWRWRLRDKANRLSQVHGDFHPYNVLFRTGTDFAVLDRSRGEWGEPADDVTAMTINYLLNSLIRWGKLHGPFEVLFRLFWDTYVETSGDEEVTETAAPFFAFRGLVVASPLWYPNLSVAIRRSLFHFIENVLDVPCFEPERVNEYCQ; from the coding sequence ATGCCAAAATTAAGTAAACAAGCGCTGCAACTGTATCTACGGACTCGTTTTGGTCCTCGCGTCGAGCTGCGTTCTTATGGAGTCATCGGCAAAGAGAGTTCCAAGGGAGAGCAGAAGCGCTATGGGTACGGCACCCCTGTCAAATTGTCGTTTCAGATCGGGCGTCGAGTTCAGTCCGCTGTCCTGTCGACCATGAGACCAGGCCCGTTTGGTCACGAACATATGGCGGATCGTGCTCAAGCCATGTTGTGGGACTATGATTCGTACGGTCGTCTTCCTCGCCATGTGAAGGCGCTTGATGTGGGTGCATTCGACGGCAGGCAAGCCCTTTTCTCCCTCGCCGAATCCCGTGAATTCTTCGTGCTGAATGAATGGACTGAGGGGACGAGCTACCATGTGGATCTTGAGCGGCTGATGAAAGGCGGCACGTTGCAAAAGCTGGATCGGCAACGCACGGTCGCGTTGGCTCGCTACCTGGCGCAGATCCATGCGAAAAAGCGGCGTGACCCGGATTTGTACAAACGTCGGCTGCGTGAGTTGATCGGTCATGGCGAATGTATCATGGGACTGACGGACAGCTATCCTAAACGCTGTGGCTTTATTACCGGCGATCTGTTGCGAATGGTGGAGGAAGCCTGCAATCGGTGGCGTTGGCGGCTTCGAGACAAGGCTAACCGGCTTTCCCAAGTGCATGGGGATTTCCATCCGTACAATGTGCTGTTCCGTACCGGAACGGATTTTGCCGTACTGGATCGGTCGCGAGGAGAATGGGGCGAGCCGGCAGACGATGTCACCGCCATGACGATCAACTATTTGCTCAACTCATTGATTCGATGGGGTAAGCTCCATGGGCCATTCGAAGTCTTGTTCCGGCTGTTTTGGGATACATATGTGGAAACCAGCGGAGATGAAGAAGTTACTGAAACGGCGGCGCCCTTTTTTGCCTTTCGCGGCCTGGTCGTGGCCAGCCCGCTCTGGTATCCCAATTTGTCAGTCGCCATCCGCCGGAGCCTGTTTCATTTCATCGAGAATGTCCTTGATGTCCCGTGCTTCGAACCGGAACGGGTGAATGAGTATTGTCAGTGA
- a CDS encoding adenylyl-sulfate kinase yields the protein MSDHSAIAIWLTGLPASGKSTIVAALKPQLEGIGCVVEVLESDAVRQVLTPTPTYSQAERDLFYRALAFMGARLVAHGVTVIFDATANKRVYRDFARSLIPKFIEVVVECPLELAMQRDYKGTYRRGQRGESSSVPGLQEPYEAPVNPEVRIDTTQLSAKDAAGKVLEAAKEIFKTDSVQRP from the coding sequence ATGAGTGATCACAGCGCCATTGCCATCTGGCTCACCGGTCTGCCTGCTTCAGGGAAGAGCACCATCGTTGCCGCACTGAAACCGCAACTCGAAGGAATAGGCTGTGTGGTCGAGGTTCTGGAGTCCGATGCGGTCCGGCAAGTCCTCACACCAACCCCGACCTATTCACAGGCGGAGCGGGATCTTTTTTACCGAGCCCTGGCGTTCATGGGGGCAAGATTAGTGGCTCATGGCGTGACGGTCATCTTCGATGCCACAGCCAATAAGCGAGTCTATCGAGACTTTGCCAGAAGCCTCATTCCCAAGTTCATCGAAGTGGTGGTCGAATGTCCGCTGGAACTGGCGATGCAGCGTGATTATAAAGGGACGTACCGACGAGGCCAGCGTGGCGAATCATCAAGTGTGCCGGGATTGCAAGAGCCCTACGAAGCGCCGGTCAATCCGGAAGTGAGAATTGATACGACCCAGCTCTCTGCAAAAGACGCAGCGGGGAAAGTGCTGGAAGCCGCGAAGGAAATATTCAAAACCGACTCGGTTCAGAGGCCATGA
- a CDS encoding DEAD/DEAH box helicase: protein MRKKQASNRRERDDSLSEAKRSSLTPAPDSSALLAAFRSLAANDLYTMAPKESVIRGYNYYQQLRLQHYTWSQDRDRLTAQVQGTRLYEVVFSLDEGFLSASCDCPAWDPNWLCKHVLCAGFATKHLLSPETFQLSDRQEAHLATLRTELLGEIAEPDSIKGAVSARNGDGSLSSLPASAYEIVIDAGQSYPQLFVNRNGVRLPAGWAPALPSDLRPLLNPSWFSTGYGDEPLLRYLQVSKHRFPILLKIGQESIALQWTPSVKYVSKTEIAVAGDDVKIRAICVANGTALNRIVRFRNFVADVNGRRLLLMEDESGWGSFRALRDGFRGLNSYDYAEELDGALCAVTLPDGRGYGGRQGIYGETEFSVSRDEFQSAQIDLIHKQADKTLRELLLRVDGTETSVHPSATGSTNEEVSYELILAPLSDEAGSPTAAWTLQAQCRRGDALFAPSATTFSFISALEQGRVTSAPLRAQKRKVVLYDLFFTLLTVGEAKERDRLIKTALDQTDWARSIRVEAAQWLKHHVSLYARPDVRLQIERGQWTLRAIDKSREVLLYRIPFEVFGLDAFRGMESYDAMPIDSQVLFQRLPDLLEKLTEAGITLLYEDQPLRPTRWDCSVRAERQDRDGTGIDWFEIRPEISCEGVVIDEAEWRAAIQQGGLIRTTRGLRVLDGQSVERLRAIIGLTGEADADRKTAQVVRVPRLQILDWLALRDQGIPVSLPAEDEAVLARLLGFRQIEKPPLPKGLHATLRPYQRDGYDWLTFLYEHRFGACLADDMGLGKTLQAICLLAAIEEGRIKAARGVKGSYLIVVPTSLLFNWEQELARFAPGLKVHVYSGSERALDAKDGEVVITTYGLVRRDIETLERTAFHVIVFDEAQAVKNILADTTGTVRRLKGRFKIALTGTPIENHLGEYFSVIDLCVPGLLGDYDRFKRDLKRVAGRALDRLLHRTRPFILRRTKAEILHDLPPKTEHEVFLELTDRQKALYQQTVAQVRSTIDDAYRTKTSGQAQFIALTAILKLRQLCLSPRLLTKQADETSPKLGFLIERLNVLRDEGHSSLVFSQFTSFLDLVQEACTRQGLPYHRLDGSTAAAARKTRVRAFQTGEQGVFLLSLKAGGQGLNLTRASYVFHLDPWWNPAVERQASDRAHRIGQQRPVSIVRILMRHSIEEKMMALKQRKLELYDAVMAGMVRGAGQGVLTKADFDFLLSPSA, encoded by the coding sequence ATGCGCAAGAAGCAGGCATCCAACCGCAGAGAGCGGGACGATTCGCTTTCTGAAGCGAAGAGGAGTTCCCTCACTCCTGCCCCAGACTCGTCAGCACTGCTTGCCGCGTTTCGTTCCCTCGCCGCCAATGATCTGTACACAATGGCGCCAAAAGAGTCGGTGATCCGAGGGTATAACTATTATCAGCAGCTGCGGCTTCAGCACTATACCTGGAGTCAGGACCGCGACAGGCTCACGGCGCAGGTGCAGGGAACGAGACTGTACGAGGTCGTCTTTTCTCTCGACGAGGGATTTCTCTCGGCTTCCTGCGATTGTCCGGCCTGGGATCCCAATTGGCTCTGCAAGCATGTCCTTTGCGCGGGTTTTGCCACCAAACATCTGCTGTCGCCTGAGACGTTCCAATTGTCGGATCGGCAAGAAGCCCACCTGGCCACGCTCCGAACCGAGCTGCTTGGTGAGATCGCCGAGCCGGATTCGATCAAGGGGGCGGTCTCCGCACGGAATGGGGACGGTTCGCTTTCGTCTCTTCCTGCGTCGGCCTATGAAATCGTGATCGATGCCGGGCAGTCGTATCCCCAGCTCTTCGTCAACCGGAATGGCGTGCGGCTTCCGGCAGGATGGGCTCCCGCGTTGCCGTCTGATCTGCGCCCACTCCTTAATCCGTCCTGGTTTTCGACAGGGTATGGAGACGAACCCTTACTCCGTTATCTCCAAGTCTCCAAACACCGATTCCCGATCCTGCTAAAAATCGGCCAAGAATCCATCGCTCTTCAATGGACCCCATCGGTCAAATACGTGAGTAAGACGGAGATTGCTGTCGCGGGCGATGACGTAAAAATTCGTGCGATCTGTGTGGCCAACGGAACCGCGCTCAACCGAATCGTCCGTTTTCGCAACTTCGTAGCCGATGTGAACGGCCGACGTTTACTTCTTATGGAGGACGAAAGCGGATGGGGCTCGTTTCGCGCGCTGCGCGACGGCTTCCGAGGTCTCAACTCTTATGACTATGCCGAGGAACTGGACGGGGCGCTGTGCGCGGTAACATTGCCAGATGGCCGGGGCTATGGTGGACGGCAGGGCATCTATGGCGAGACGGAGTTCTCAGTCTCACGAGACGAATTCCAGTCCGCGCAGATCGATCTGATCCACAAACAGGCCGACAAGACCTTGCGCGAGCTTCTCCTGCGCGTGGATGGCACAGAGACGTCGGTTCATCCTTCTGCGACCGGCTCAACGAACGAGGAGGTGTCATACGAGTTAATTCTGGCGCCTCTCTCGGACGAGGCCGGGTCGCCGACAGCTGCATGGACGCTACAAGCGCAATGTCGTCGCGGGGATGCCCTGTTCGCTCCGAGCGCCACGACCTTTTCGTTCATCTCAGCGTTGGAACAAGGCCGCGTCACCTCCGCTCCGTTACGGGCGCAGAAACGCAAGGTCGTACTCTACGATCTGTTCTTCACGTTGCTCACGGTCGGCGAGGCCAAGGAACGAGACCGCCTCATCAAGACCGCGCTGGACCAGACCGATTGGGCGCGGAGCATCCGTGTTGAGGCAGCTCAATGGTTGAAACATCATGTGTCGCTGTACGCGAGGCCAGATGTGCGATTGCAGATCGAGAGAGGGCAGTGGACGTTGCGCGCGATCGACAAGAGCCGCGAGGTGCTGCTGTACCGGATTCCATTCGAGGTCTTTGGTTTGGACGCCTTTCGCGGCATGGAATCGTACGATGCTATGCCGATCGACTCCCAGGTACTGTTCCAACGATTGCCGGATCTTTTGGAAAAGCTGACTGAGGCCGGAATCACATTACTGTACGAAGACCAGCCGCTCCGGCCTACTCGATGGGACTGCTCCGTCCGAGCCGAGCGTCAGGACCGAGATGGGACCGGCATTGACTGGTTCGAAATCAGGCCGGAGATCAGCTGCGAGGGGGTGGTGATCGACGAGGCTGAATGGCGGGCGGCCATTCAGCAGGGCGGGTTGATCCGTACAACGCGCGGCCTGCGAGTTTTAGACGGCCAGAGCGTGGAGCGGCTGCGCGCGATTATCGGCCTCACGGGTGAGGCCGATGCGGATCGGAAGACAGCCCAGGTCGTGCGTGTGCCTCGGTTGCAGATTCTCGACTGGCTGGCGCTGCGCGACCAGGGCATCCCCGTGTCGCTGCCCGCCGAGGACGAGGCGGTACTGGCGCGATTGCTGGGATTTCGACAGATCGAGAAGCCGCCGTTGCCGAAGGGCTTGCACGCAACGTTAAGACCTTATCAGCGGGACGGCTACGACTGGCTGACGTTTCTCTACGAGCACCGATTCGGCGCTTGCTTGGCTGACGACATGGGATTGGGCAAGACACTTCAGGCCATTTGCTTGCTGGCCGCTATCGAGGAGGGGCGCATCAAAGCGGCTCGTGGAGTGAAGGGATCTTATCTGATCGTCGTGCCGACGAGTCTTCTCTTCAACTGGGAACAGGAACTGGCACGTTTCGCGCCCGGCTTGAAGGTCCATGTCTACAGTGGGAGCGAGCGGGCGCTCGATGCCAAAGACGGCGAGGTGGTGATCACGACCTATGGGCTCGTCCGCCGGGACATCGAGACCTTGGAGCGGACGGCGTTCCACGTGATCGTCTTCGACGAAGCGCAGGCGGTGAAAAACATCCTGGCAGACACGACGGGTACGGTTCGCCGGCTTAAGGGGCGTTTCAAGATCGCGCTGACCGGCACGCCGATCGAGAACCATTTGGGCGAGTATTTCTCCGTGATCGACCTGTGCGTGCCTGGACTCCTCGGCGATTACGATCGGTTCAAGAGGGACTTGAAACGTGTCGCGGGTCGTGCGCTCGATCGGTTGCTGCACCGGACGAGGCCCTTTATTCTGCGGCGGACCAAAGCCGAGATCCTCCATGACCTCCCGCCGAAAACCGAGCACGAGGTGTTCCTCGAGTTGACCGACCGCCAAAAAGCGCTCTACCAACAGACGGTCGCCCAGGTTCGCTCGACGATCGACGATGCCTATCGTACCAAGACCTCCGGGCAGGCCCAGTTCATCGCGCTCACGGCCATCCTCAAACTCCGGCAACTGTGTCTCTCGCCGCGTCTGCTCACGAAACAAGCCGACGAGACCTCGCCAAAGCTTGGTTTCCTGATCGAGCGGCTGAATGTGTTGCGAGACGAGGGGCACAGCTCCCTAGTGTTCTCGCAATTCACCAGCTTTCTGGACCTCGTGCAGGAAGCATGCACTCGACAGGGGCTGCCCTACCACCGGCTAGATGGGTCCACGGCGGCGGCGGCGCGCAAGACCCGCGTGAGGGCGTTCCAGACCGGTGAACAGGGCGTGTTTCTTCTGAGCCTCAAAGCGGGCGGGCAGGGGCTGAATCTCACCAGAGCGAGCTATGTCTTTCATCTGGACCCTTGGTGGAATCCGGCGGTGGAGCGCCAGGCGTCCGACCGCGCGCACCGCATCGGGCAACAGCGGCCCGTGTCGATCGTGCGGATACTCATGCGCCACAGTATCGAGGAGAAGATGATGGCGCTCAAGCAGCGAAAGCTCGAGTTGTACGATGCGGTCATGGCCGGCATGGTGCGCGGCGCCGGGCAGGGTGTATTGACGAAAGCCGACTTCGATTTCCTGCTCTCGCCGAGCGCATGA
- a CDS encoding alpha/beta hydrolase produces MTAPPEHNVRITKGKLALEGILGLPDAPRGVVVFAHGSGSGRLSPRNNFVARHLQQDGLATLLLDLLTKDEADDRRTVFDIDLLADRLLLAKGWLEAQLQTTKLGIGYFGASTGAGAALQAAAREPLNVKAVVSRGGRPDLAEPYLPSVTAPTLLIVGGRDEPVIEMNQAAYELLPCEKKLVIVPGATHLFEEPGTLEQVAEDARRWFLQYFSLMA; encoded by the coding sequence ATGACCGCCCCACCTGAACACAATGTGAGGATCACAAAGGGGAAACTTGCTCTGGAAGGGATCCTCGGACTTCCAGACGCTCCGCGTGGCGTGGTTGTCTTTGCTCATGGAAGCGGCAGTGGGCGATTGAGCCCTCGCAATAATTTCGTCGCGCGCCATTTACAGCAAGATGGACTTGCCACGTTGCTCCTGGATCTCTTAACCAAGGATGAGGCGGATGATAGGCGAACAGTGTTCGATATCGATCTGCTGGCGGATCGGCTGTTGTTGGCCAAGGGCTGGCTGGAAGCGCAGCTGCAGACAACAAAACTGGGAATCGGGTATTTCGGGGCCAGCACCGGCGCTGGAGCGGCCCTGCAAGCTGCCGCGCGAGAGCCGTTGAACGTCAAGGCCGTGGTATCGCGAGGAGGACGACCCGACCTGGCCGAGCCATATCTACCGTCGGTCACAGCTCCGACCTTGTTGATCGTCGGAGGCCGCGATGAACCGGTCATTGAGATGAACCAGGCGGCGTACGAGTTGCTGCCCTGCGAAAAGAAGTTGGTCATCGTTCCCGGCGCGACGCATCTGTTCGAAGAGCCGGGAACCCTGGAACAGGTGGCGGAGGATGCGAGGAGGTGGTTTCTCCAGTACTTCTCGCTCATGGCATGA